A window of the Streptomyces finlayi genome harbors these coding sequences:
- a CDS encoding glycoside hydrolase family 3 protein — protein sequence MHHRTSRRALLTAAAVTAAAAATGAVAPGAAAEESAGPATHDRLGRLVSRMTLEEKVGQLFVMRVYGHSATDPDQADIDANLTEIGVRTAAELISTYHVGGIIYFAWAHNTRDPHQIAELSNGIQRAGLAERTPVPLLISTDQEHGIVCRVGEPATLMPGAMALGAGGSLSDARLAGRIAGAELAAIGIRQNYAPDADVNVNPANPVIGVRSFGSDPQSVAGLVAAQVKGYQSAGIAATAKHFPGHGDTNTDSHTGIPYIHHTREQWAELDAPPFRAAIAAGIDSIMTAHIVVPALDASEDPATLSRPILTGVLRDELGYDGVVVTDALNMEGVRTKYGDDRVPVLALKAGVDQLLNPPDLAVAWNAVLAAVKSGEISEARIEESILRILRLKAKLGLFRDPFVSRRGVDRVVGIPSHLAAADRIAEHTTTLLANPGSLLPLSRRSHRNILVVGADPASPSGTTGPPTGTLAAAFDELGFNATALSTGITPTQAKITEAVAAAQGKDAVVVGTYNVSMTSSQRTLVRSLAATGVPVIAVAIRNPYDIARLDGTGYAASLATYSWTDVELRAAVRVIAGVARPEGKLPVPVQRADDPTQVLHPVGYGLTY from the coding sequence GTGCACCACCGCACCTCCCGACGCGCCCTCCTCACCGCCGCCGCGGTCACCGCCGCGGCAGCAGCGACAGGCGCCGTCGCCCCTGGCGCCGCCGCCGAGGAGTCCGCCGGCCCCGCCACGCACGACCGCCTCGGACGGCTCGTCTCCAGGATGACTCTGGAGGAGAAAGTCGGCCAGCTCTTCGTGATGCGGGTGTACGGGCACTCCGCCACCGATCCCGACCAGGCCGACATCGATGCCAACCTCACCGAGATCGGGGTGCGCACGGCGGCCGAGCTGATCTCCACGTACCACGTCGGCGGGATCATCTACTTCGCCTGGGCGCACAACACCCGCGACCCGCACCAGATCGCCGAGCTCTCCAACGGCATCCAGCGGGCCGGACTGGCCGAGCGCACGCCCGTACCGCTGCTGATCTCCACCGACCAGGAGCACGGCATCGTCTGCCGGGTCGGCGAACCCGCCACGCTGATGCCCGGCGCGATGGCGCTGGGAGCGGGCGGCTCGCTCTCCGACGCCCGGCTCGCGGGCCGGATCGCGGGCGCCGAACTGGCGGCCATCGGTATCCGGCAGAACTACGCGCCGGACGCCGACGTCAACGTCAACCCGGCCAACCCCGTGATCGGCGTGCGCTCCTTCGGCTCCGACCCGCAGTCGGTGGCCGGTCTCGTCGCCGCGCAGGTGAAGGGGTACCAGAGCGCCGGTATCGCCGCCACGGCCAAGCACTTCCCCGGCCACGGCGACACCAACACCGACAGCCACACCGGCATCCCGTACATCCACCACACCCGGGAGCAGTGGGCCGAACTGGACGCCCCGCCCTTCCGGGCGGCGATCGCCGCGGGCATCGACTCGATCATGACCGCGCACATCGTGGTCCCCGCGCTCGACGCGTCCGAGGACCCTGCGACGCTCTCGCGTCCGATCCTCACCGGGGTGCTGCGCGACGAGCTGGGATACGACGGTGTCGTGGTCACCGACGCGCTGAACATGGAGGGGGTACGGACGAAGTACGGCGACGACCGCGTGCCCGTGCTGGCGCTCAAGGCGGGCGTCGACCAGCTGCTGAACCCGCCGGACCTCGCCGTCGCCTGGAACGCCGTCCTGGCGGCCGTGAAGAGCGGGGAGATCAGCGAGGCGCGGATCGAGGAGTCGATCCTGCGCATCCTGCGGCTGAAGGCGAAACTCGGGCTGTTCCGCGACCCGTTCGTCAGCCGCCGGGGCGTGGACAGGGTCGTGGGCATCCCCTCACACCTCGCCGCCGCCGACCGGATCGCCGAGCACACCACCACGCTGCTCGCCAACCCCGGTTCGCTGTTGCCCCTTTCGCGGCGCTCCCACCGGAACATCCTGGTGGTCGGCGCCGATCCGGCCTCGCCGTCCGGTACGACGGGCCCACCCACCGGCACGCTCGCCGCGGCCTTCGACGAGCTCGGGTTCAACGCGACGGCGCTGTCCACCGGCATCACCCCCACCCAGGCGAAGATCACCGAGGCGGTCGCGGCGGCACAGGGCAAGGACGCCGTGGTCGTGGGCACGTACAACGTCTCCATGACCAGCTCGCAGCGCACCCTGGTCAGGTCGCTCGCGGCAACGGGCGTCCCGGTGATCGCCGTCGCCATCCGCAACCCGTACGACATCGCCCGTCTCGACGGGACCGGATACGCGGCGAGCCTCGCCACGTACTCCTGGACGGATGTCGAACTGCGGGCGGCAGTACGGGTCATCGCGGGCGTCGCCCGCCCGGAGGGCAAGCTGCCCGTGCCCGTCCAGCGCGCGGACGATCCCACGCAGGTGCTCCACCCCGTCGGCTACGGCCTCACGTACTGA
- a CDS encoding S28 family serine protease gives MRKALRGVLSLAVLIGTVTATGASAGAATAAEPTATQSSTISGDASSEDIKDRILAIPGMSLIQEKPYPGYRYFVLNYTQPVDHRNPYKGTFEQRVTLLHKDTSRPTVFFTSGYNVSTNPSRSEPTQIIDGNQVSLEYRFFTPSRPAPADWSKLDIWQAASDQHRVFKALKKLYTKNWLTTGGSKGGMTATYFERFYPKDMDGVVAYVAPNDVVNKEDSAYDRFFANVGTKDCRDRLAGVQREALVRREPLEKRFEAFAAENGYTFNTVGTLDKAYEAVVMDYVWAFWQYSLVSDCEAVPADAAGATDEAIWDSVDGISGFAAYADQGLERYTPYYYQAGTQLGSPDIKQPWLGDLSRYGYQPPRTFVPRDIPMTFQPSKMRDVDSWVRNNANRMMYVYGENDPWGAEPFRLGAGARDSYVYTAPGANHGAKVSGLVADEKAEAVAAILRWAGVAPAAVQADPSKAKPLAPYDARLDKRDAKTERDQGTLRP, from the coding sequence ATGCGCAAGGCGCTCAGAGGGGTTCTGTCGCTCGCGGTGCTCATAGGCACTGTCACTGCGACAGGGGCCTCGGCCGGTGCGGCCACAGCCGCGGAACCGACCGCGACGCAGAGCAGCACGATCAGCGGCGACGCAAGCAGCGAGGACATCAAGGACCGCATCCTGGCCATCCCGGGAATGAGTCTGATCCAGGAGAAGCCGTATCCGGGATACCGCTACTTCGTCCTCAACTACACCCAGCCGGTGGACCACCGGAACCCGTACAAGGGCACGTTCGAGCAGCGCGTCACGCTGCTGCACAAGGACACGAGCCGGCCGACGGTCTTCTTCACCAGTGGCTACAACGTCTCCACCAACCCCAGCCGCAGTGAGCCGACGCAGATCATCGACGGCAACCAGGTCTCGCTGGAGTACCGTTTCTTCACCCCGTCCCGTCCGGCGCCCGCCGACTGGTCGAAGCTGGACATCTGGCAGGCCGCCAGCGACCAGCACCGGGTCTTCAAGGCGCTGAAGAAGCTCTACACCAAGAACTGGCTGACCACTGGCGGCTCCAAGGGCGGCATGACCGCCACGTACTTCGAGCGCTTCTACCCGAAGGACATGGACGGCGTCGTCGCCTATGTCGCGCCCAACGACGTGGTGAACAAGGAGGACTCGGCATACGACCGGTTCTTCGCGAACGTCGGCACCAAGGACTGCCGCGACCGGCTGGCCGGGGTGCAGCGCGAGGCGCTCGTGCGCCGCGAGCCGCTGGAGAAGAGGTTCGAGGCGTTCGCCGCCGAGAACGGCTACACCTTCAACACCGTCGGCACGCTGGACAAGGCGTACGAGGCCGTGGTCATGGACTACGTCTGGGCGTTCTGGCAGTACAGCCTCGTCTCCGACTGCGAGGCCGTTCCGGCCGACGCCGCCGGCGCCACCGACGAGGCGATCTGGGACTCGGTCGACGGCATCTCCGGCTTCGCCGCCTACGCCGACCAGGGCCTGGAGAGGTACACGCCGTACTACTACCAGGCGGGCACCCAGCTCGGCTCCCCGGACATCAAGCAGCCGTGGCTCGGTGACCTCAGCCGGTACGGCTACCAGCCGCCGCGGACCTTCGTGCCGCGCGACATCCCGATGACGTTCCAGCCGTCGAAGATGCGGGACGTGGACAGCTGGGTCCGGAACAACGCCAACCGCATGATGTACGTCTACGGCGAGAACGACCCGTGGGGTGCGGAGCCCTTCCGTCTCGGCGCGGGCGCCCGTGACAGCTACGTCTACACCGCTCCGGGTGCCAACCACGGCGCCAAGGTGTCCGGTCTCGTCGCCGACGAGAAGGCCGAGGCCGTCGCGGCCATCCTGCGCTGGGCCGGAGTCGCCCCGGCGGCCGTCCAGGCCGACCCGTCGAAGGCGAAGCCGCTCGCCCCGTACGACGCGCGTCTGGACAAGCGGGACGCGAAGACCGAGCGGGACCAGGGCACGCTGCGTCCGTGA